Proteins from a single region of Lujinxingia litoralis:
- the nuoL gene encoding NADH-quinone oxidoreductase subunit L → MEPLYSDSFYFLGLIVLMPMLGAIINGLFGAKLPAKLVNWVACGAMALAFTFALISFQALVNQGDGQEVGHLSYTAFQWIFSGSLSAEIAFLFDPLSAVLVLVITGVGLLIHIYSTGYMAEDPSKWRYFAYLNLFVFAMLLLALGKNMLVTFIGWEGVGMASYLLIGFWYTDAEKAAAGQKAFIVNRVGDFFFLLGMFILFFTAGTWDYLELEQMATTTATAAVLLPIALPVGVLIFLGCTGKSAQIPLYVWLPDAMAGPTPVSALIHAATMVTAGVFLLSRINWIFTLDPNLMAIVAVVGSLTAFMAATIAIVQTDIKKVLAYSTVSQLGFMFMAVGVGSFTAAVFHLMTHAFFKALLFLGAGSVIHGMHHEQDMRKMGGLRKYMPWTHATFLIGTLAIAGVPFFAGFYSKDLILWSALSNVHILNVEGVLATAQMDYFTTTLAPAVAAADGGPLSVLGGALAINWFVFIMGVLTAGLTAFYMFRAYFMTFHGECRADEETRSHIHESPSSMLVALIVLAFLSVVGGYIGWPHFIAAIFPAGVKSYALGLEYWLAEVFAVSDTYRVVGRFGAHPYLAEGIAAAVSVLVAGGGIALAYLMYVKRTDLPGVIYARATRLHYILSNKYFVDEGYFAAFVRPSILIGKAMTWFDKNIIAGLLVGGAAFMTQNLGQILRNLQSGNVQRYATYISLALALVVLAIFYPGCLA, encoded by the coding sequence ATGGAACCGCTTTACTCCGATAGCTTTTATTTTCTTGGCCTGATTGTGTTGATGCCGATGCTCGGCGCGATCATCAACGGCCTCTTCGGCGCGAAACTCCCCGCGAAGTTGGTCAACTGGGTGGCGTGCGGCGCGATGGCGCTGGCGTTTACCTTTGCGTTGATCAGCTTCCAGGCCCTGGTCAATCAGGGCGACGGGCAGGAGGTGGGGCACTTAAGCTACACCGCCTTCCAGTGGATCTTCAGCGGGAGTTTGAGCGCCGAGATCGCCTTCCTCTTTGATCCGCTCTCAGCCGTGCTGGTGCTGGTCATTACCGGGGTGGGCCTGCTCATTCACATCTACTCGACCGGTTACATGGCCGAGGACCCCTCGAAGTGGCGGTACTTCGCCTACCTCAACCTCTTTGTGTTCGCGATGCTCCTGCTTGCCCTGGGCAAGAATATGCTCGTGACCTTCATCGGTTGGGAAGGCGTGGGGATGGCCAGCTACCTGCTGATCGGGTTCTGGTACACCGACGCCGAGAAGGCCGCCGCTGGCCAGAAAGCGTTCATCGTCAACCGCGTGGGCGACTTCTTCTTCCTGCTGGGGATGTTCATCCTCTTCTTTACCGCCGGCACCTGGGATTACCTGGAGCTGGAGCAGATGGCCACGACCACCGCAACCGCGGCGGTGCTCCTGCCCATCGCGTTGCCGGTTGGTGTGCTGATCTTCCTGGGCTGCACTGGTAAGAGCGCGCAGATTCCGCTTTACGTCTGGCTTCCCGACGCCATGGCCGGTCCTACGCCGGTCAGTGCGCTGATTCACGCGGCGACGATGGTCACCGCCGGTGTCTTCCTGCTCTCGCGTATCAACTGGATCTTTACCCTGGATCCGAACCTGATGGCGATTGTGGCCGTGGTCGGATCGCTGACCGCCTTTATGGCGGCGACGATCGCGATTGTGCAGACCGACATCAAGAAAGTGCTGGCGTACTCTACGGTCTCGCAGCTGGGCTTTATGTTCATGGCGGTCGGTGTGGGGTCGTTCACCGCGGCGGTCTTCCACCTGATGACGCACGCTTTCTTCAAGGCGCTGCTCTTCCTGGGCGCCGGTAGCGTGATTCACGGTATGCATCATGAGCAGGACATGCGCAAAATGGGCGGGCTTCGGAAATACATGCCCTGGACCCACGCGACCTTCCTGATCGGAACGCTTGCCATCGCCGGTGTCCCCTTCTTCGCGGGCTTCTACTCCAAGGACCTGATCCTGTGGAGCGCGCTCTCCAACGTGCACATTCTCAACGTGGAAGGCGTCCTGGCCACCGCGCAGATGGACTACTTCACGACCACGCTGGCCCCGGCCGTGGCGGCTGCTGACGGCGGTCCGCTCAGCGTGCTCGGTGGGGCGCTGGCGATTAACTGGTTCGTGTTCATCATGGGCGTGCTTACCGCCGGTCTGACGGCGTTCTACATGTTCCGCGCCTACTTCATGACCTTCCATGGCGAGTGCCGGGCCGATGAGGAAACCCGCAGCCACATCCATGAGTCGCCCTCGTCGATGCTGGTGGCGCTGATCGTGCTGGCCTTCCTCTCGGTGGTTGGTGGCTACATTGGCTGGCCGCACTTCATCGCTGCGATCTTCCCGGCCGGCGTCAAGAGCTACGCGCTGGGTCTGGAGTACTGGCTGGCCGAGGTGTTCGCCGTTTCCGACACCTATCGGGTCGTCGGGCGCTTTGGCGCGCACCCCTACCTGGCCGAAGGGATCGCCGCGGCGGTCAGCGTACTCGTTGCCGGTGGTGGCATCGCGCTGGCGTACCTGATGTACGTCAAACGTACCGACCTGCCCGGTGTCATCTACGCCCGTGCAACGCGTCTTCATTACATCCTTTCGAACAAGTACTTCGTCGACGAGGGCTACTTCGCGGCCTTCGTGCGCCCGTCCATCCTCATTGGCAAGGCGATGACCTGGTTCGATAAGAACATCATCGCCGGGCTTCTGGTGGGCGGGGCGGCGTTTATGACCCAGAACCT
- the nuoK gene encoding NADH-quinone oxidoreductase subunit NuoK: protein MSWEPTLAHYLILSAAIFSIGMVGVMVRRNAIILFMSIELMLNAVNLTFIAFSRYRIDMDGHIFAFFVMAVAAAEAAVALAIVLHVFRHKRSVNVDEMQQLQY, encoded by the coding sequence ATGTCCTGGGAACCAACCCTCGCACATTATTTGATCCTCTCGGCGGCGATCTTCTCGATCGGGATGGTCGGCGTGATGGTGCGTCGCAACGCCATCATCCTCTTTATGAGCATCGAGCTGATGCTGAACGCGGTGAACCTGACTTTCATCGCCTTTAGCCGTTACCGCATCGACATGGATGGGCACATCTTTGCCTTCTTCGTGATGGCGGTTGCGGCGGCCGAGGCGGCTGTCGCCCTGGCCATTGTGCTGCATGTCTTCCGGCATAAGCGCAGCGTCAACGTCGACGAGATGCAGCAGCTTCAGTACTAG
- a CDS encoding NADH-quinone oxidoreductase subunit J family protein, protein MGFWEPLFFWMFALGALVASLTVVVVRNPLYSALALIADFFFFAGLYVLLSAHFLAIVQVLVYGGAIMVLFLFIIMLLNLRDEELGENRFQLHFVAAIGSGLAIFFFAGASILAVVSNDDVAQGREQYAQAVEQVEDGEKVALLTQSAIPGLAADINEEALEAAYQAQLVAWEAGQGNPAQGKYPRFDSSRGFELPPALSPAARNAEVVPGRSGLYGTFKPISVALVNRFVVPFELTAILLLAAIVGAMIIAKRRVA, encoded by the coding sequence ATGGGTTTTTGGGAACCCCTCTTTTTTTGGATGTTTGCGCTGGGGGCGCTGGTCGCCAGCCTCACCGTGGTGGTGGTGCGTAACCCGCTGTATAGCGCGTTGGCATTGATCGCCGACTTCTTCTTCTTTGCCGGGCTCTACGTGCTGCTCTCGGCCCACTTCCTGGCCATTGTCCAGGTGCTGGTCTACGGCGGCGCGATCATGGTGCTCTTCCTCTTCATCATCATGCTCTTGAACCTGCGTGATGAGGAACTTGGGGAGAACCGCTTCCAGCTCCACTTTGTGGCGGCGATCGGCAGCGGTCTGGCGATCTTCTTCTTTGCCGGTGCCTCGATCCTGGCGGTCGTCAGTAATGATGACGTGGCACAGGGACGCGAGCAGTATGCGCAGGCGGTGGAGCAGGTTGAAGATGGCGAGAAGGTGGCGTTGCTCACCCAGTCTGCGATTCCCGGGCTGGCCGCCGACATCAACGAAGAGGCGCTGGAGGCCGCGTATCAGGCTCAACTGGTGGCCTGGGAAGCAGGCCAGGGCAACCCGGCCCAGGGTAAGTACCCGCGCTTTGATAGCTCGCGTGGCTTTGAGCTCCCGCCGGCCTTGAGCCCGGCGGCCCGTAACGCCGAGGTTGTCCCCGGCCGCAGCGGTCTCTACGGCACCTTCAAACCGATCAGCGTGGCGCTGGTCAACCGTTTCGTGGTCCCCTTTGAACTGACCGCGATCCTTCTTCTGGCCGCCATTGTTGGCGCCATGATCATCGCCAAACGACGCGTCGCTTAA
- the nuoF gene encoding NADH-quinone oxidoreductase subunit NuoF, giving the protein MQEKYLSRNFDIPNAHTIDVFEANGGYQALRKAFGMDGDTIIEEVKKSNLRGRGGAGFPCGIKWSFLPKESDLPKYLVVNADEGEPGTFKDRYLMELDPHRHIEGCIIAAWALGIRYGYIFVRGELQSAVRRLEGAVKEAYSRGYLGKNILGKGFDFDLYVHPGAGAYICGEETALIEALEGKSGQPRMKPPFPAVVGAFQAPTIVNNVETISSIPWIIEKGGEWFASMGIEKNGGPKLYGVSGPVVRPGVYEAPSGVTVRELLEDYAGGMLPGHELKAFIPGGSSCAVMTPDKLDSQMGFETMREAGSSMGTACITFMDTDTCMVRLAARLAHFYHHESCGQCTPCREGSGWVAKVLDEIEAGRGRLEDLDLLLDMCGNIEGNTICALGDSIAIPVRSYLLTFREEFERHIEEGCCSFPAWSKRGKGSSEAA; this is encoded by the coding sequence ATGCAGGAAAAGTACCTTAGCCGTAATTTCGACATCCCCAACGCACATACGATCGATGTGTTCGAAGCCAACGGGGGCTACCAGGCCCTGCGCAAGGCTTTCGGGATGGACGGGGACACGATCATTGAGGAGGTCAAAAAATCGAACCTCCGTGGTCGCGGCGGTGCCGGGTTCCCGTGCGGTATCAAGTGGAGCTTTCTTCCCAAAGAGAGCGATCTGCCCAAGTACCTGGTGGTCAATGCCGATGAAGGCGAACCGGGCACCTTTAAAGATCGCTACCTGATGGAGCTTGATCCCCATCGTCATATCGAGGGCTGCATCATCGCGGCCTGGGCGCTGGGCATTCGCTACGGCTACATCTTCGTGCGCGGCGAACTCCAGAGCGCGGTGCGTCGTCTGGAAGGCGCGGTGAAAGAGGCGTACTCCCGGGGCTATCTGGGCAAGAATATCCTGGGCAAAGGCTTCGATTTCGATCTCTACGTGCATCCGGGCGCCGGCGCCTACATCTGCGGTGAAGAGACCGCGCTGATCGAGGCCCTGGAGGGCAAGAGCGGCCAGCCGCGTATGAAGCCGCCGTTTCCGGCGGTTGTGGGGGCGTTCCAGGCTCCGACCATCGTCAACAATGTGGAGACGATCTCGTCGATCCCCTGGATCATTGAGAAGGGCGGGGAGTGGTTTGCCTCGATGGGAATCGAGAAAAATGGTGGGCCGAAACTCTACGGGGTGTCCGGACCGGTGGTGCGGCCCGGCGTTTACGAGGCGCCCTCGGGCGTGACCGTCCGCGAACTTCTGGAAGATTACGCCGGCGGGATGCTTCCCGGCCACGAACTCAAGGCGTTTATCCCCGGCGGCTCGTCCTGTGCGGTGATGACCCCCGATAAGCTCGACTCGCAGATGGGGTTTGAAACGATGCGGGAGGCCGGCAGTTCGATGGGAACGGCCTGCATCACCTTTATGGACACCGACACCTGCATGGTGCGGTTGGCCGCGCGCCTGGCGCACTTCTACCACCACGAGTCCTGCGGACAATGCACCCCCTGTCGCGAAGGCAGTGGTTGGGTGGCGAAGGTCCTCGACGAGATCGAGGCCGGCCGCGGTCGCCTCGAAGATCTCGATCTGCTGCTCGATATGTGTGGCAACATTGAGGGCAACACGATCTGCGCGTTGGGCGATTCGATCGCCATTCCGGTGCGCAGCTACCTTCTGACCTTCCGTGAAGAGTTTGAGCGCCATATTGAAGAGGGCTGCTGCAGCTTCCCGGCCTGGTCCAAGCGGGGTAAAGGCTCCAGCGAAGCGGCCTGA
- the nuoE gene encoding complex I 24 kDa subunit family protein: protein MAVEFSEKAEAEFKELVSRYPNTLAAMLPALHLAQREFGWISVEVMDYIAERLEVPPTRVLNAATFYTMYNKSPVGKCHIQVCTTLTCALRGGYELIEHLEDRLGVKLGETREDGAYTLSEAECLASCGTAPMFQVSYSDGESEYFENLDDARVDEIIEALNAKLASLPNPREMH from the coding sequence ATGGCAGTTGAATTCTCTGAGAAAGCGGAAGCCGAGTTCAAGGAACTCGTCTCACGGTACCCCAACACTCTGGCGGCGATGTTGCCGGCGCTGCACCTGGCGCAGCGGGAGTTCGGGTGGATCTCGGTGGAAGTGATGGATTATATCGCTGAGCGCCTGGAAGTGCCCCCGACTCGGGTGCTCAACGCGGCGACGTTTTACACGATGTATAACAAGTCGCCGGTCGGGAAATGCCATATTCAGGTGTGCACCACGCTGACCTGCGCGTTGCGCGGCGGATATGAGCTGATCGAGCATCTCGAGGATCGCCTCGGTGTGAAGCTCGGGGAAACTCGCGAAGACGGGGCGTACACCCTCTCGGAGGCCGAATGTCTGGCGTCGTGTGGCACCGCCCCGATGTTTCAGGTCAGCTACTCCGATGGCGAGAGTGAGTATTTTGAGAATCTCGATGACGCCCGCGTCGACGAGATCATCGAAGCCCTCAATGCGAAGCTGGCCAGCCTGCCCAACCCTCGTGAGATGCACTGA
- a CDS encoding GNAT family N-acetyltransferase — protein sequence MSDQATEAPVIELPEPADAPVLARLFQEDMTDLGVETALDDLEKLAEMVIEEALSSPPRCICYVARLDEGGEAVGVVLANFHWSLKFAGRALWIEELYVTPAARRRRLGRRLVEQVLDWAEDHGIRGIDLEAYQGNTPASILYRSLGFYRLGRERFYYRLGPAEYL from the coding sequence ATGTCAGATCAGGCTACCGAAGCCCCGGTGATCGAGCTGCCGGAGCCCGCCGACGCCCCCGTGCTGGCGCGCCTGTTTCAAGAAGATATGACAGATCTGGGGGTGGAGACCGCCCTCGACGATCTGGAAAAGCTGGCCGAAATGGTCATCGAGGAAGCGCTCTCTTCACCGCCGCGCTGCATCTGTTATGTCGCGCGCCTGGATGAAGGCGGCGAGGCGGTGGGCGTGGTGCTGGCGAACTTCCACTGGTCGTTAAAGTTTGCCGGTCGCGCTCTGTGGATCGAAGAACTCTATGTGACCCCCGCTGCTCGCCGCCGGCGTCTGGGACGCCGGCTGGTGGAGCAGGTGCTGGACTGGGCCGAGGATCACGGGATCCGTGGCATCGACCTGGAGGCCTATCAGGGCAACACCCCGGCTTCGATCCTCTACCGCTCGCTGGGGTTCTACCGGCTTGGTCGCGAGCGCTTTTACTATCGTCTGGGCCCCGCCGAGTACCTCTGA
- a CDS encoding hemerythrin domain-containing protein, whose translation MSGRARGWLAPIDDDRYRARASGDLFATRRSVRPVAVESEAAMEHASPESNASSDLIDRVHHEHVHLRRLFEDLSGTFERIGAEQTSAERKQELIESASEDMAVALDDMLEHFNQEEEIFFVEIEERFPELGPRIDALVKGHELMGQRTRWLHEQLGRTPAEIGRNLAVILDVVRSMAKMIDEHTTEETTLFDDVLTKIPADERRELLEKMREI comes from the coding sequence TTGAGCGGCAGGGCGCGAGGCTGGCTTGCGCCGATCGATGACGACCGCTATCGTGCGCGCGCCTCCGGCGATCTCTTTGCGACGCGCCGGAGCGTGCGGCCCGTAGCAGTGGAGAGCGAAGCAGCCATGGAACACGCCTCACCCGAATCGAACGCCTCGTCCGACCTCATTGATCGCGTCCATCATGAGCATGTGCATCTGCGCAGGCTTTTCGAAGATCTCAGCGGTACCTTTGAACGTATCGGTGCAGAACAGACCAGCGCGGAGCGCAAACAGGAGCTCATTGAATCGGCCTCGGAGGATATGGCCGTGGCCCTGGATGACATGCTGGAGCACTTTAATCAGGAAGAAGAGATCTTCTTTGTGGAGATCGAAGAGCGCTTCCCGGAGCTTGGCCCACGCATTGACGCGCTGGTGAAAGGCCACGAGTTGATGGGCCAGCGCACCCGTTGGCTGCATGAGCAGCTTGGGCGAACGCCGGCAGAGATCGGCCGTAATCTGGCGGTGATCCTCGACGTGGTGCGCTCCATGGCAAAAATGATCGATGAGCATACGACCGAAGAGACGACGCTCTTTGATGATGTGCTCACCAAAATTCCGGCCGATGAGCGCCGCGAACTTTTAGAGAAGATGCGCGAAATTTGA
- a CDS encoding zinc-regulated TonB-dependent outer membrane receptor, with translation MLTLPHNFAPSALRPALSLVGMLVLCAGLTYPLSTAAQPSPPLAPLPRDAQAPPSPPGSSLAASDDGDVDTTDDIEAELEALEAELNTTEPRPSSAEPRPSAPPNPTGALPSLNPDISLIADFALAWFSDDPELMGGHDASKMGFNLQGLELGLSAGIDPYWRFDSHILISLFGLEVEEAYATTLALPANLQVRAGQFLTRFGRVNPTHLHAWNFTTQPLVLGKFFGGEGLRGLGVEVGQLLPLPWMASWTLSAQSIAGAATGRSFLASAEDLEQLQDLTVSARLEQFWDLSAHSGLLLGLSAANGPNSSGRGNRSDIFGVDLLLKRTVTGPRGRSELGWQSEWMLRRRQDPGPPDQEGGSVLQDWGGYTELYYSPSLTWRAAARLEHVSGRADDPLDPQWINARQRGALSLSYTPSHFSRLRLEYGINHLPDAVQPRVHMVFLQLDLVAGAHGAHRY, from the coding sequence ATGCTTACCCTGCCCCACAACTTTGCCCCATCCGCGCTCCGACCGGCCCTCTCGCTTGTCGGCATGCTGGTGCTCTGCGCCGGACTGACCTATCCCCTGTCGACCGCCGCACAACCTTCGCCGCCACTCGCGCCACTGCCCCGCGACGCCCAGGCCCCTCCCAGCCCCCCTGGTTCCTCACTCGCCGCGTCGGATGACGGCGATGTCGACACCACCGACGACATCGAGGCAGAACTCGAGGCCCTGGAAGCCGAACTCAACACCACGGAGCCGCGACCTTCAAGCGCGGAACCACGGCCCAGCGCTCCCCCCAACCCGACTGGCGCCCTTCCAAGCCTCAATCCCGACATCTCGCTGATCGCGGACTTCGCACTGGCCTGGTTTTCCGACGACCCGGAACTTATGGGGGGGCACGACGCCAGTAAGATGGGATTTAACCTGCAGGGGCTTGAGCTGGGACTTTCGGCAGGCATCGATCCCTACTGGCGCTTTGATAGCCACATCCTCATCTCACTTTTCGGCCTGGAAGTCGAAGAGGCCTACGCCACCACGCTGGCGCTACCGGCCAACCTACAGGTACGTGCCGGACAGTTTCTAACCCGCTTTGGACGCGTCAACCCCACGCATCTGCACGCCTGGAACTTCACCACACAGCCCCTGGTGCTCGGGAAGTTCTTCGGTGGCGAAGGCCTCCGGGGCCTGGGCGTGGAAGTGGGGCAACTCTTGCCGCTTCCCTGGATGGCCAGCTGGACGCTGAGCGCGCAGAGCATCGCCGGCGCGGCCACCGGACGCTCGTTTCTGGCCTCGGCCGAGGATCTGGAGCAGCTCCAGGACCTGACGGTTTCAGCCCGCCTGGAGCAATTCTGGGACCTGAGCGCCCACAGCGGCCTCCTCCTCGGCCTCAGTGCCGCCAACGGCCCCAACAGCAGCGGGAGGGGAAACCGCAGCGACATCTTCGGAGTCGACCTGCTGCTAAAACGCACGGTCACCGGCCCCCGGGGCCGCTCGGAGCTGGGGTGGCAAAGCGAGTGGATGCTGCGCCGCCGCCAGGATCCGGGCCCCCCCGATCAGGAAGGTGGGAGCGTGCTCCAGGACTGGGGCGGCTACACCGAGCTGTACTACAGCCCCTCGCTCACCTGGCGAGCAGCCGCCCGTCTGGAGCATGTCTCCGGACGGGCGGACGACCCCCTGGATCCGCAGTGGATCAACGCACGTCAGCGCGGCGCGCTTAGCCTGAGCTACACGCCATCACACTTCTCCAGACTGCGCCTGGAATACGGCATCAATCACCTCCCGGACGCCGTCCAACCACGGGTTCACATGGTGTTTTTGCAACTTGACCTGGTCGCCGGCGCCCACGGCGCACACCGCTACTGA
- a CDS encoding Glu/Leu/Phe/Val family dehydrogenase, whose translation MMLFEDASASLARAMELLDVSEDVVERLRVPVASVKMSLPVRMDNGDLEVFPAYRVRYNTALGPGKGGLRFHPAVDVDHMQTLALWMTFKCALLDLPFGGAKGGVRVDPKTLSKMELERLSRAYIDVFAEFIGPHRDVPAPDMYTNAMIMGWMADQYATIMRRHSPAVITGKPLALGGCPHRQEATASGAVSVIEAYLEAHQHVSDSPTVAIQGFGNAGAKLASQLYEAGFRVVAVSDSKGAVYAPEGLDIPSLRRHKSQDQVHGVYDAYALRDCPYAKFEKITNGELLALKVDLLIPAALENQITETNVDQVRAGVIFEVANGPVTHKAAQKLEARDVDVLPGILVNAGGVTVSYYEWGQNLRGERWSEKQVVSSLKARMRDAYRRVDAKRQELKSSWRLAAYVVALQRLNEALRAQGTREFYESKI comes from the coding sequence ATGATGCTTTTTGAGGATGCAAGCGCGAGTCTGGCACGGGCGATGGAGTTGCTCGACGTGAGCGAAGATGTGGTCGAGAGGCTGCGTGTGCCGGTGGCCAGTGTGAAAATGTCACTCCCGGTCCGCATGGATAACGGAGATCTCGAGGTTTTTCCGGCCTATCGTGTGCGTTACAACACGGCGCTCGGTCCGGGGAAAGGGGGGCTGCGCTTTCATCCGGCGGTGGATGTTGACCATATGCAGACGCTGGCGCTCTGGATGACGTTTAAATGCGCGCTCCTGGATCTGCCCTTCGGGGGAGCCAAAGGAGGGGTGAGAGTTGATCCGAAGACGCTCTCCAAGATGGAGCTTGAGCGTCTTTCCCGGGCCTACATCGACGTGTTTGCCGAATTCATCGGGCCTCATCGCGATGTGCCGGCCCCGGACATGTACACCAACGCGATGATCATGGGGTGGATGGCCGATCAATACGCGACCATTATGCGGCGCCACAGTCCGGCGGTGATCACCGGCAAGCCCCTGGCGTTGGGCGGCTGCCCTCACCGCCAGGAGGCCACGGCAAGCGGCGCTGTCTCGGTGATCGAGGCCTATCTGGAAGCCCATCAACACGTCTCAGATTCGCCCACGGTCGCCATTCAGGGCTTTGGCAACGCCGGCGCCAAGCTCGCATCGCAGCTCTATGAGGCGGGATTCCGTGTGGTGGCCGTCAGTGACTCCAAAGGTGCAGTCTATGCTCCGGAAGGGTTAGATATCCCTTCGCTGCGCCGGCACAAATCTCAGGACCAGGTGCACGGTGTTTATGACGCCTACGCGTTGCGGGATTGCCCGTACGCCAAATTTGAGAAGATCACCAATGGCGAACTCCTGGCGCTCAAGGTCGATCTCTTGATTCCGGCGGCGTTGGAGAACCAGATCACCGAGACGAACGTCGACCAGGTGCGTGCCGGTGTGATCTTCGAGGTGGCCAACGGCCCGGTGACCCACAAAGCTGCCCAGAAATTGGAGGCCCGCGACGTGGACGTCCTTCCGGGCATTCTGGTCAACGCCGGTGGCGTCACCGTCAGCTATTATGAATGGGGGCAGAATCTGCGTGGCGAGCGCTGGAGTGAGAAGCAGGTTGTATCCAGCTTGAAGGCACGGATGCGCGATGCGTATCGGCGGGTGGATGCGAAGCGCCAGGAGCTAAAAAGTTCCTGGCGACTGGCGGCCTACGTCGTCGCCTTACAACGCCTCAATGAGGCGCTGCGCGCTCAGGGCACGCGGGAGTTCTACGAGTCCAAGATCTGA
- a CDS encoding ATP-grasp domain-containing protein, translating to MNLLMIGYRRDALEAAQARGWNAYFLVDSTRQPPRKACDWAAVNLDSPPETLAATCLRLTGNRPVDAIIALVEAAVVPAARLREHLGLDGLSVAVASRCHDKRLMKRALQAAEIPCARFEEVTPSTHADELVARLGLPLVLKAPDSSGGRGTRICRSPDEVSRPLSPGLMAESFIDGVEYSVESFVHRGEVLFFNVTSYLRPGWANIVPAALDAERLGEIAALNQRTLRALGITRGVTHLEFFAGDGIDSIGEVAVRPPGGALMELITDAYGFDAWQAFLEVELGRRPACNSEASSVEGVYFLHPGPGQVVRVHGVTEARALPHIKTLTCRVSPGDAIDPRQGVGQSVGRIRASGPHYDQVTRALLNAHQLVEIELAPGAPVSTSVDKFEHPGG from the coding sequence ATGAACCTGCTGATGATCGGCTACCGACGCGACGCTTTAGAAGCGGCACAAGCGCGCGGCTGGAATGCCTATTTTCTGGTGGATTCCACCCGACAACCACCTCGCAAAGCCTGCGACTGGGCCGCCGTCAACCTGGACTCGCCACCCGAGACGCTGGCAGCGACCTGTCTCCGCCTCACCGGCAATCGACCCGTCGATGCCATCATCGCCCTGGTCGAAGCCGCCGTGGTGCCCGCCGCGCGTCTGCGCGAGCATCTTGGCCTGGACGGACTCTCCGTCGCGGTCGCATCCCGGTGCCATGATAAGCGCCTGATGAAGCGCGCCCTTCAGGCCGCTGAGATCCCCTGTGCGCGCTTCGAAGAAGTGACCCCCTCAACCCACGCCGATGAACTCGTCGCGCGACTGGGATTGCCCCTGGTGCTCAAAGCTCCCGACAGCTCTGGCGGCCGCGGCACCCGTATCTGCCGCAGCCCCGACGAGGTGAGCCGGCCCCTGTCACCCGGACTGATGGCGGAGAGCTTCATCGACGGCGTTGAATACAGCGTGGAGAGCTTCGTGCACCGCGGAGAAGTCCTCTTTTTCAACGTCACAAGCTACCTTCGCCCGGGCTGGGCCAACATCGTGCCCGCTGCGCTCGACGCCGAGCGCCTGGGTGAGATCGCCGCCCTGAACCAGCGCACCCTGCGTGCACTGGGCATCACCAGGGGCGTCACGCATCTGGAGTTCTTCGCCGGCGACGGCATCGACTCGATTGGCGAGGTCGCCGTGCGGCCGCCAGGCGGCGCGCTGATGGAACTGATCACCGATGCCTACGGCTTCGACGCCTGGCAGGCGTTTCTGGAGGTCGAGTTGGGACGCCGGCCAGCCTGCAACTCGGAGGCGAGCAGCGTCGAAGGGGTCTACTTTCTGCACCCGGGGCCGGGCCAGGTGGTCCGGGTCCACGGCGTCACCGAAGCCCGAGCCCTGCCTCATATCAAAACGCTCACCTGCCGGGTGTCTCCCGGCGACGCGATCGACCCCCGTCAGGGTGTAGGGCAGTCGGTTGGGAGGATTCGCGCCTCCGGACCACACTACGACCAGGTTACCCGGGCCCTTCTAAACGCCCATCAGCTCGTCGAAATCGAGCTTGCCCCGGGGGCACCTGTGTCTACATCCGTTGATAAGTTCGAGCATCCGGGTGGATAA
- a CDS encoding P-II family nitrogen regulator — translation MKKIEAIIKPFKLDDVKDRLDEVGIHGMTVSEVKGFGRGGGKAPIYPGAEYIVDFVPRVKVEIVVPDELVHTAIEAITDASRTGHVGDGKIFVLPVDEAIRIRTGESGPDALS, via the coding sequence ATGAAGAAGATCGAAGCGATCATTAAGCCCTTTAAACTCGACGACGTGAAGGATCGCCTCGATGAGGTCGGCATTCACGGCATGACCGTCTCCGAGGTCAAAGGCTTTGGTCGCGGCGGCGGCAAAGCACCGATCTATCCCGGCGCCGAGTACATCGTCGACTTCGTTCCCCGGGTCAAAGTCGAGATCGTGGTCCCTGATGAGCTGGTTCACACCGCCATTGAGGCCATCACCGATGCCTCTCGCACCGGCCATGTCGGCGACGGCAAGATCTTTGTTCTACCCGTCGACGAAGCCATTCGCATCCGCACCGGGGAGTCGGGCCCGGACGCGCTTTCATAG